TATACCATTATTGTGAGGTATCTGAGacttttttttcatgaaaatccGTGTTTTCATGGTTGGGTTGTGGTGGAATTCATTTCCTTGAGTGTGATGCGAAATGATTTGTGTTAGCATGTACTTTAGCCTTGTGGACTGCAAGTTCGGCTAATGACTTTTTAAGACCCATATGACTAGAAAAAGTTGTGATCGGTGCAATTTTAGCCACTATTCAATCAAACTATAAAAGGGTGACCTAACGACTAATGAAACTAAGAAGGATCATGAGTTAACAAGGTGCAAATCTCaacaaaagacaaaaaattaaGTGATCTGTGCACACGGAGATAGCAGGTACCTGGTAGGGATTAGTGATTAGTTGGGGTGTGTGCGAGCTGACTCACATTCCACCATatgaaaaagaggagaaaaaaaaactgcTATTCTAGTGTCTCCCCCACTATCTTGGTCTAAATTAACCTGCTGACCATGGGCAATACAGTATCAAATAATTAGATTTTGGTAAGCAAAAGTTTTATGGTATATCAAAGCCctcatataattaattattatttttgaaattgtaatGGAATATTTGATAATCTAAAGAGAAAGGAAATTTTGGTAGTGTTTTGTAGACTTCTCCTTGTCTTCAGTTATCCTTTGCCAGGAAAAGAGGGGATTTTGGAAAATCTGTTCATTAATAAAGGGATCAAGTTCCTGAAAAATCCTGGAAAACAAAGCTTGGAAGttgtttttttgttataatgAGAGCATGGGGGTTATTATCATTAATAGGTAGCTAGATACAAACTTAAACCCATCTATCATGCCCTTACTCTCTCCCCTGCATCCCTCCCTTTATCTCTTAACAACCAATACGCCCCTGACAATCTCCAGTATGGGCATCTTTCCCCAccatgaaatattttttcaagtatCATCACAGAATAGAATGAAATAACATCTCAGCTCTAACTCTATTTCATGACTTTTTTCTCGAGATTTGTTTATCATAGGAGTAAGGAGAAGCTCATCAGTTTACATGGAATTGACAGAAGGAGGAGCACCAGATTATTTTCTACATTTACCTTGAGAAAAGATCCTGCAACAACCAAACTACTGTCTACTTGTCCCACTTCCACGGCTCCATCTCTACTTGACATCCAAAGACTCTCATTACTAAAATCAGATAGGTTTAACAGATGATTTATTTCAAGTGCCAAACTAAGCACTGAAGAAGCCATGGTGGAATTCTTAGCTCATTACACGACTAGTCATGATGTTATCCTTGTAAACACTTTCCAGTATTCTCTTTTGGCTGGtaatcaataaaaatgatttgaaCAATAAAAAACATATGCATTGAAATTTTCTGCTTCTGTTTAGCTAATGGAAGATGGTTGGAGATCATCCGGAGAGCTATTTATACCAAACAACTTTTCCAATAATTTCAGTGTGATTGaaggataaaaaaataatgtcttTCTTGAAGAATGAAACAGGAAATATTTCAATAAACCAAACAAACCAAAAGGTTTTTCATTTTCACAAAATAGAGTTGTTTGGCAGTAAATAAACTTAAAAGCACAACATAATCCTTCATTTGAACGCAACATACATTTAACAGAAAACAAGAGATTAACTTAAATTCTCTAGTTTAGCATGATCAACACCTAATTTTTCCATCTGAATTCGGAATAAATCGAATCACGTGAAATTACAAGAACTAGGGTTTTAGATTATAGGAACAGCAAACACGGCATTGACAAAAAGTTAAACTAAAAGGAGAAAATCCATACTTTAGCAGTGTAAGTGATGGTTTCGAGCTGGCAATTCCAGTTGTCCTCGCACTCGACCATACTTCCTCTATAAAGCTCGCCGCTTTTCATCTCTACAGTTACTATATGCCCTGTTGCCTCGTGTAGAAGTTTCACCGGTATGCCTAAGCTCCGACTCATCGCTGTATTTTCTTCCAAAAACCTAATGCTACCACAAAATTGTGAATCTGTATcgagaaatcaaacaagtagaGTGCCGCCAACTTATTAATAAAACTTTAGGGCAAATTCTTCCAGCTCCTCTGCCGATGGATCGAGTTTGATCTAACGGTTCTTaagcttttcttttcttttgttgaaaaaaaaagaccaaaattgCCCTTATCATTGCCTTAAGTAGGGTGGGCATAAATatcgaaaaattaaaaaatcgaaTCGAACCAGACTTATTCGGTTTATTGGTTTTGATTTTTCGGTTTGATGTCaatgttattttttcaatagtttGGGTCTTCAATGTAAGGGTCTCAGAACTTCGGTGCACCGAAGAACCaaacttttattaaaaaaaatttttataaaaaaatcaactaacaattaaatcaaccatgtacaaatacaattcaatagttaacttcaaatattaatttccaAGAGAAaccaaaacatatttttatcaatGTACATTATGTAAAGGAATTTGTCTTCGTTCTTATTTTCTATCGAGAAGTAGTTGTAGGCACAATGTTCTTATCAAAGATAAATATAGCCTTTTAGTTAACACGGTAAGTATCTCATGGCAAGACACATCATTCCTCAACATACTTTTAAACTTTTAAGTATCTTATACTTTAGTTTTGTcctcattaatttattttttcattcacaccgaaaaatcaatttaaaaccCCGAACTAAATCGACACGGAGTAaaaaaaatcgaaccaaatcaaattaatttggtTTGCTATATGGTGCACACTTTTCTAAAACCAAAAATTGAAGAGCCGAATTGGAgtttaatcaaatcaaatcgaaaAATCGAACGCCTTAAGACTCAAAATTATCCATATCTTTTCACATAAAGTATTACTCCtaatagtctttttttttttttttttgtaaaaataaagcTACTACTACGACATATATCACTAAGCCTAAACCTTTCGGGGAACAAGAGAACACTCAACTACATATTAATCTTCTAGAATAATCTGCGACCTCCGTACCCTCGTATCCAAGATCATCTCAGTCTTGCTTTTCTCATCTTATCCACCATTGAAGCCACTCACATCTTTGCTCGAATATcttaatttctaattttataCTTATATATTCATCTCAACATCCTAATTTACgcaatataatattattaatacattCTATAAACTGTAACACTACGAATTTgctttgaataaaaaaaaaaaaaactatatctaCTGGTATTTGCGATTCCCCAAAACCTTGTCAAGAATCAGACAACAGCATAAAGAAACCCCAAATACTCTGCAATTCTCAGCTTCCACCCTTTGCAAAATCGTCTATCAAATCTGTAAAAATAGAGTCGGATCGGAAGAGGAAGAAGACATCGATCTCTTCTGCAGATCGACCGCCGGATAAGCACAAGAAAAAGTCCAAAATGCCCTCATCATCTTCCCGCTCCGGCGCCGGCGGAGACAAAGTGAAGGCGTCTCATATACTCATTAAGCATCAGGAGTCTCGTCGCAAGTTCTCCTGGAAGGATCCGGAAGGCCGTGTTATCTCCAACACCACCAAAGAAGCTGCCGTTTCTCAGCTGAAATCTATCCGTGAAGACATTGTCTCCGGCAAAGCCAAGTTCCAGGATATAGCCGCCACTCATTCTCACTGCAGCTCAGCCAAACGCGGCGGTGATCTCGGTCAGTAAACCCTAAACTCCCGCAGCTCCTTTTGCTTCCGCTTTTCACTTTTCTGCGCTCCTGTTTATGTTTTATTGTGCGCGAagtatggttttttttttaactaaaataaattataagcaaAATTGGTGAGAAAAAATAACAGTAGTCGAAATTATATGAGAAAGTTTGTTTGTAGTCAAGGAAAACTGTTGGACTTTGTAAATAGTTATAGTGTCATATATACTTACTTAAGGCTTCATGATCAAGTAGTATATCTGAATTAATTCATTCTTAGTAGGGTCATCTGTAGACGCAAGTGATGATTCTTTTAGTTCAGTTACTCCTAAGGAAAAGTAATATTTGTGTGTTTTGACTTGGTTGATTTAGTTTCCTAAATTGTCATGGCCGGTCATGCATTCGTGAAATTCCTACAATAGACTTTTTGCTTATCAAAAGAAGAACTTGTCATGAAAAATTGCAAAGAGAAAAAAGTCAAACTCATTCTTTGAGCCCCATGATGACATATATTTAGACTTCAGAGATCCTCATTCTCCTTGTGTAATATTGTTCTCTGCAGTTTATACTTAGCTGTAGAGGGCAAAGTTGGACACAGAGGCGGATCTATTAAGGGGTttgggggtgccacgccacccccgaacttcgacggaaactctatatatacataggtatatatatataatatttatatttatataaagcgTGCCACCCACAGAACAAAATTGGCTTGTGGTGCCACGGTAGGAGGGCAACTTTAGAAGGCTGATGCTGCGGGTTCGAATCCcatttgtacctatttttttNGACATATATTTAGACTTCAGAGATCCTCATTCTCCTTGTGTAATATTGTTCTCTGCAGTTTATACTTAGCTGTAGATGGCAAAGTTGGACACCacattctttccttttcttgtcCTCCATAGCGCCCCTCCCATTATATTCTGAATCGGATCCCTGTCTTTTTCTTGTGTACTTCCCCATAAGAACTAATGCAAACAACACGAATAACTTTACCTCCATCCCAGACTGGTTAGGATAGGGTATATGAATAAGTTTTGCTCTATTTGagctaatttcattttttttaaacttgttAACTTTGTATTATATCACTACAGGGCTGTACTGAAACCTTATAAACAAATGAACTCCAAAATTCACTGTTCTATGTCTATAACTCTATATTGAGTCTAAACATCAATTGTAGAGACATCATTTGAGTATAATTggttacaccaaaaacataacaaaatgCAGTTAAGTTTAACTTTATGCACTATATTCTCTATGctctcaaaacacctagaattcCTCTCTTTCCAGATTGCCCACCATATTGAAGCAAGGATAATTCTCCATCTAGCTCTGTCTTTAGCATGTACACCTGCTTTCTCCCATGTTTTTAGAGCTTTAGTGACTCTCCTAGGCATCGTCCAGGAAATGCCTTCGAGACTAAACAACACCCTCCATAACTGTTTGAGTATATTTGCAGTATTGAAATAGATGGCTTATAGTTTCTAAGCTTTCCCCACATAGGGAACATCTAGAGCATAATGTTATCCCCCTTTTCATTACATTATCCTGCGTCAGAGTAACTTCCTTAGCCTGCAGCCATGTGAGGCATGGCACTTTATAAGGAATTCTGCACTTCCAAATTTATTTGCATGGCCAAATTGGGTTCTGTTGACTTGGTTGCTCCATCAACCTGTAAGCTGGCCCTACTTTAAATACGCCTCTACTGTCACCTTTCCACCATAACACATTCTCATTTATCTGGAGTCCATTAAAATGTCCAACAATGTTGAGAAATTCTGCCCCATCACTTCCCAGTCATTAATTGTCTCCTGAAGTTGAAGTTCCATGGCTAATTTCATTTCAATACTCAAGTTGTCTTATAAGACGTTATTTTGTGGTTCTCTGAATCTCAAATCTATCCTTGCACTGTCAATTGTCATGCACAAATCTCCAACCAAAAAGAATAAAACCCTTTCTAACGGAAAGATTGACACTACTACTACTAGCAGATTGGTCTGATCTAAAATCCTCCTTAGGAAGTCTCCTAATCAGAATCTAGGTGGCCTTCTTCGAGGAATAAATGAACTTAAATGCAACTGTACCACAgtatctctcttttttcttaacaTAGGCACGTTCTGCTTCATAGAGCCTGTCTACTGATTCCTACTGAAGGATTGCTGAATGAAATGAAGACAAGCAACTGTGAATTGATGGATTCTACTCGAGTCATTTGATATTTAGGGCCTAAGTCTGTACGCCTCGTCTCTCTTGCACGCAAAAAGCAGTTccagttgattttttttccgtTCAATTCTGCCCATCTACCTTATCTATATTCTTGGGAGCAGGATAATCATCACTCTCTGGCCAGACAGTCTTATGCTTCTCGATAAATATCTTCTTCCAACTTTGTTAGAAACTAACAAAATGACGAGGTGGGGAAGCCACAAGAGCTATACATATACTTTGCTTCCTCTTCTACCTCCCTCTTTTCTTCATTAAGTATGTTAGCATTGGTTGTTTCTGATAAAACATGAACTTATAGGAATGACATTTCCTGTCTTTCATGAATCATCTATAGCTTCTAAAAGCTCAGTACCTCATGTTCTTCAGTATCTTGTCTGCTATGTGTTTGTTGGCAAAGTTCAATGATAAACTGTGTGAAATCTGGAGATAATGGTTTTTGAGCTCATTCTTAAGGCTCTGTTTGGTTTTATGCGGTTCATCTCCATGTGTGGAGCTATAAATTATAATACCTTTCATATCTTAGTATTTCAAGTgttctaaatatttttgaactCTCCTTAGTTTATGTGTcattaaaatactttattttgTGGTTCTATGTCTTACGtctctttttttaagaaaaaggtttcttttttttataaaaggttCTGTCTTAAGACTCCTGCAGCTTTTAGATGTATTCAAATGTATTTCCGTAGATTTTGTTTGAATAATGTGGcaattaaaagaagaaatttgcacaaattatttcatttgaGTTTCTTAGAAATATGTTTAAATAACAGGTGAAAATGTCATAAGGTAAGGAGGTCATTGTAAGTGTAAGATAATCCAAAGCAATAACTCTCATATGTTTAAATATTTGAAGGTTGTGATTTTGTCACTAGAAAATAGGTCAATATCTGTAGAAACATAATACAAGAATAAGGTGGTAATACAAAATGGAATTGAGGGAGTATTAATCTTATCCTCACAAGGATTGAAAATCCAGCAATCAAGATGAAAGAGTTATCAATTGAATGTATTTCAATGTTCATAGCAAGCTGCTGCCAACTCCATGATTGCAGAGTTCTGTTTAAACTTTAATGTGTGTTCATGCTGCAGTTTTATTTGATGAATAAGCACTCTTTTTTGCTACGCATCAGGGATGCTGTCTTAGTTAATCTTGTTTCCTGGGGAACTGTACAGTAAATCAGAATTGTGGCATAACTTCTATTCCTTGTCTGACAGTTTATATAGTTTGGTGTCATGAAATTCTCTCTTTCTTCATGCACAGACTTCCGCTGCAATTTCCTGGATTTTCTAGCTGGCTAA
The Solanum stenotomum isolate F172 chromosome 12, ASM1918654v1, whole genome shotgun sequence DNA segment above includes these coding regions:
- the LOC125849301 gene encoding peptidyl-prolyl cis-trans isomerase Pin1-like — protein: MPSSSSRSGAGGDKVKASHILIKHQESRRKFSWKDPEGRVISNTTKEAAVSQLKSIREDIVSGKAKFQDIAATHSHCSSAKRGGDLGSFGKGQMQKPFEEATFALKVGEISDIVETESGVHIILRTA